Proteins encoded by one window of Enterobacter hormaechei subsp. xiangfangensis:
- the pepP gene encoding Xaa-Pro aminopeptidase — translation MSSQEYSRRRQALLAKMQPGSAALIFAAPEVTRSADSEYPYRQSSDFWYFTGFNEPEAVLVLIKSNDTHNHSVIFNRVRDLTAEIWFGRRLGQEAAPEKLGVDRALAYSEINQQLYQLLNGLDVLYHAQGEYAYADDIVFTALDKLRKGSRQNLSAPATLTDWRPMVHEMRLFKSEEELNVMRRAGEISALAHTRAMEKCRPGMFEYQLEGEIHHEFNRHGARFPSYNTIVGGGENGCILHYTENESELRDGDLVLIDAGCEYQGYAGDITRTFPVNGKFTTAQREIYDIVLESLETALTLFRPGTSIQEVTGEVVRIMITGLVKLGILKGDVDTLITENAHRPYFMHGLSHWLGLDVHDVGAYGPERSRVLEPGMVLTVEPGLYIAPDADVPEQYRGIGIRIEDDIVITETGNENLTATVVKKADDIEALMAAARV, via the coding sequence ATCTCCAGTCAAGAGTATTCTCGCCGTCGTCAGGCGCTGCTGGCAAAAATGCAGCCGGGAAGCGCTGCCCTGATTTTCGCCGCGCCGGAAGTGACGCGCAGCGCCGACAGCGAATACCCCTATCGCCAGAGCAGTGATTTCTGGTACTTCACCGGGTTTAACGAGCCGGAAGCGGTACTGGTGCTGATTAAAAGCAATGACACCCACAACCACAGCGTGATTTTTAACCGCGTGCGCGATCTGACCGCGGAAATCTGGTTTGGCCGCCGCTTAGGGCAGGAGGCGGCGCCGGAAAAACTGGGCGTGGACCGTGCGCTGGCCTACAGCGAAATCAACCAGCAGCTTTACCAACTGCTGAATGGCCTGGACGTGCTCTATCACGCGCAGGGCGAATACGCGTATGCGGATGACATTGTCTTCACCGCGCTGGATAAGCTGCGTAAAGGCTCACGTCAGAATTTGTCTGCACCCGCCACCCTGACGGACTGGCGTCCGATGGTGCATGAGATGCGTCTGTTTAAGTCTGAAGAAGAGCTGAACGTGATGCGCCGCGCGGGCGAAATCAGCGCCCTGGCGCATACCCGCGCCATGGAAAAGTGCCGTCCCGGTATGTTCGAGTACCAGCTTGAAGGCGAAATTCACCATGAATTTAACCGTCACGGCGCGCGCTTCCCGTCCTATAACACCATCGTAGGCGGCGGTGAAAACGGCTGCATTCTGCACTACACCGAAAACGAAAGTGAACTGCGCGACGGCGATCTGGTGCTGATTGACGCGGGCTGTGAATATCAGGGTTACGCGGGCGACATCACCCGTACCTTCCCGGTGAACGGTAAATTCACCACCGCGCAGCGTGAAATCTATGACATCGTGCTTGAGTCTCTGGAGACCGCGCTGACGCTGTTCCGCCCTGGCACCTCCATCCAGGAGGTTACGGGCGAGGTGGTGCGCATCATGATTACCGGGCTGGTAAAGCTCGGCATTTTGAAAGGCGATGTGGACACCCTTATAACCGAAAACGCCCATCGTCCGTACTTTATGCACGGCCTGAGCCACTGGCTGGGGCTGGATGTGCATGACGTCGGGGCATACGGACCGGAACGTTCGCGCGTGCTGGAGCCAGGCATGGTGCTGACCGTCGAGCCTGGGCTGTACATCGCGCCGGATGCCGACGTGCCAGAACAGTACCGCGGGATCGGCATTCGTATTGAAGATGACATCGTCATCACCGAAACCGGTAACGAAAACCTGACCGCGACCGTGGTGAAAAAAGCCGACGACATCGAGGCGCTGATGGCGGCGGCACGCGTATGA
- a CDS encoding YecA family protein, with translation MSIQNEMPGYKDLNQLLNQQGVGLTPAEMHGLISGILCGGNSDSSWQPLIHDLTNEGLAFGHELAEALRKMHAATSDSLEDDGFLFQLYLPEGDDVSVFDRADALAGWVNHYLLGLGVTQPKLDKVTGEAGEAIDDLRNIAQLGYDEDEDQEELEMSLEEIIEYVRVASLLCHDNFTRSQPTAPEVRKPTLH, from the coding sequence ATGTCTATACAGAACGAAATGCCTGGTTACAAGGATTTAAACCAGTTACTGAACCAGCAGGGAGTCGGTCTGACCCCTGCCGAAATGCACGGTCTGATCAGCGGCATACTGTGCGGCGGAAACAGCGACAGCTCATGGCAGCCGCTGATCCACGACCTCACCAACGAAGGGCTGGCGTTTGGCCACGAACTGGCGGAAGCGCTGCGTAAAATGCACGCCGCAACCAGCGATTCCCTGGAAGACGATGGCTTTCTTTTTCAGCTTTATCTGCCTGAAGGCGACGATGTCAGCGTCTTCGATCGCGCCGATGCGCTCGCGGGTTGGGTAAACCACTATCTTCTTGGCCTGGGCGTAACCCAGCCTAAACTGGATAAAGTGACCGGCGAAGCGGGTGAAGCGATCGACGATCTGCGTAATATCGCCCAGCTCGGCTACGATGAAGACGAAGACCAGGAAGAGCTGGAAATGTCTCTCGAAGAGATTATCGAGTACGTGCGCGTGGCGTCTCTGCTGTGCCACGACAACTTTACGCGCTCGCAGCCGACCGCGCCGGAAGTTCGCAAGCCAACATTACACTAA
- the zapA gene encoding cell division protein ZapA yields the protein MSAQPVDLQIFGRSLRVNCPPEQRDALNQAADDLNQRLQDLKERTRVTNTEQLVFIAALNISYELTQEKAKTRDYAASMEQRIKMLQQTIEQALLDQGRSPERPGPKFE from the coding sequence ATGTCTGCACAACCCGTCGATCTCCAGATTTTTGGCCGTTCACTGCGAGTGAATTGTCCGCCTGAACAAAGGGATGCCTTGAATCAGGCTGCGGACGATTTGAATCAGCGGTTGCAAGATCTAAAAGAACGCACTAGAGTCACAAATACTGAGCAGCTGGTTTTCATCGCCGCGTTGAACATCAGCTATGAACTGACTCAGGAAAAAGCGAAGACCCGCGATTACGCGGCAAGCATGGAGCAGCGCATTAAAATGCTCCAGCAGACCATAGAACAGGCATTGCTTGATCAAGGTCGCAGTCCCGAAAGACCGGGACCAAAGTTTGAATAA
- the ubiI gene encoding FAD-dependent 2-octaprenylphenol hydroxylase, with product MQNVDVAIVGGGMVGLALACGLQGSGLRVAVLEQKAPQPVAQDAPPELRVSAINAASEKLLTHLGVWSEIVALRASCYHGMEVWDKDSFGRIAFDDESMGYSHLGHIVENAVIHHALWQKAQQCSDVTLIAPAKLHQVAWGENDAFITLESGDMLTARLVVGADGANSWLRNKADIPLTFWDYRHHALVATIRTEEPHGGVARQIFHNDGILAFLPLADPHLCSIVWSLEPEKAQQMQETTPDAFSQALCVAFDNRLGLCGLESERQTFPLTGRYARQFAAHRLALVGDAAHTIHPLAGQGVNLGFMDAAELVEELRRLHREGKDIGQHLYLRRYERSRKHSAAMMLAGMQGFRELFAGANPAKKLLRDIGLKLADTLPGVKPQLLRQAMGLNDLPDWLR from the coding sequence GTGCAAAATGTTGATGTCGCCATTGTGGGCGGCGGAATGGTAGGACTGGCGCTGGCTTGTGGTTTACAGGGCAGCGGCCTGCGCGTGGCCGTGCTTGAGCAAAAAGCGCCGCAGCCTGTGGCGCAGGATGCACCGCCAGAGCTTCGCGTCTCGGCGATCAATGCCGCCAGCGAAAAGCTACTGACGCACCTTGGCGTCTGGTCTGAAATCGTGGCGCTCCGTGCCAGTTGCTATCACGGGATGGAAGTGTGGGACAAAGACAGCTTTGGCCGTATCGCGTTTGACGATGAAAGCATGGGTTACAGCCACCTTGGACATATCGTTGAAAACGCGGTGATCCACCACGCGCTGTGGCAGAAAGCGCAGCAGTGCAGCGACGTCACGCTGATCGCACCGGCGAAACTTCATCAGGTGGCGTGGGGCGAAAACGACGCGTTTATCACTCTTGAAAGTGGCGATATGCTGACTGCGCGTCTGGTAGTGGGTGCCGACGGCGCTAATTCCTGGCTCCGTAACAAAGCGGATATTCCGCTGACTTTCTGGGATTACCGTCATCACGCGTTGGTGGCCACAATCCGCACCGAAGAGCCGCACGGCGGCGTGGCGCGCCAGATTTTCCATAATGACGGCATTCTGGCCTTCCTGCCGCTTGCCGATCCGCATCTCTGCTCCATCGTCTGGTCCTTAGAGCCGGAGAAAGCGCAGCAGATGCAGGAGACGACGCCGGATGCCTTCAGTCAGGCGCTATGCGTGGCGTTTGATAACCGTCTGGGCCTGTGCGGGCTTGAAAGCGAACGCCAGACGTTTCCGTTAACCGGTCGCTACGCGCGTCAGTTTGCCGCGCACCGTCTGGCGCTGGTGGGGGATGCGGCGCATACCATTCATCCGCTGGCCGGGCAGGGAGTGAACCTCGGCTTTATGGACGCGGCTGAGCTGGTTGAAGAGCTGCGTCGCCTGCATCGGGAAGGCAAAGATATTGGTCAGCATCTGTATCTGCGTCGCTACGAGCGCAGCCGCAAACACAGTGCGGCGATGATGCTGGCGGGTATGCAGGGCTTCCGCGAGCTGTTTGCCGGAGCGAACCCGGCGAAAAAACTGCTGCGCGATATTGGCCTCAAACTGGCCGACACCCTTCCCGGCGTAAAACCGCAGCTTCTTCGTCAGGCAATGGGCCTCAACGATCTTCCCGACTGGTTACGTTAG
- the ubiH gene encoding 2-octaprenyl-6-methoxyphenyl hydroxylase, giving the protein MSVIIVGGGMTGATLALAISQLTKGQLPVHLVEAVTPQAADHPGFDARAIALAQGTCQQLARIGIWQAIADCATAIGTVHVSDRGHAGFVTLDAHDYRIEALGQVVELHDVGLRLFRLLQDAPGVTLHCPARVASFSRRDEAVSVTLDNGTTLEGQLLVAADGSRSAIATQCGVEWRSEPYGQAAVIANVSTAGAHNGRAFERFTEHGPLAMLPMSNGRCSLVWCHAQDRADEVLSWSDERFCSELQKAFGWRLGRITHAGKRVAYPLALTTASQTVSHRVALVGNAAQTLHPIAGQGFNLGLRDVMSLAELLARTWSEQQDCGAYSVLSHYQKRRQADKAATIGVTDGLVHLFANRWAPLVAGRNLGLMAMELFIPARDVLAQRTLGWVAR; this is encoded by the coding sequence ATGAGCGTGATCATCGTTGGCGGAGGCATGACCGGCGCTACTCTGGCGCTGGCCATTTCGCAGTTAACCAAAGGCCAGCTTCCGGTGCATCTTGTTGAGGCGGTTACGCCGCAGGCGGCCGATCATCCCGGCTTCGATGCCCGCGCCATCGCGCTGGCCCAGGGAACCTGCCAGCAGCTTGCGCGCATTGGCATCTGGCAGGCGATAGCGGACTGCGCGACGGCAATCGGCACCGTTCACGTCAGCGATCGCGGCCACGCCGGGTTTGTGACGCTGGATGCCCACGATTACCGAATTGAGGCACTGGGGCAGGTCGTCGAGCTGCATGACGTGGGGCTGCGGCTGTTCCGTCTGTTACAGGATGCCCCTGGCGTTACGCTGCACTGTCCGGCGCGCGTCGCCAGCTTCAGCCGCCGTGACGAGGCCGTCAGCGTGACGCTGGACAACGGCACCACGCTGGAGGGGCAACTGCTGGTGGCGGCAGATGGTTCACGCTCCGCGATCGCCACGCAGTGCGGCGTCGAATGGCGCTCTGAACCCTATGGACAGGCGGCGGTCATCGCTAATGTCTCTACGGCTGGCGCGCATAACGGCAGGGCATTTGAGCGCTTCACGGAGCACGGCCCGCTGGCCATGCTGCCGATGTCGAACGGGCGCTGCTCGCTGGTATGGTGCCATGCGCAGGATCGGGCCGATGAGGTTCTCTCCTGGTCCGACGAACGTTTTTGTTCCGAGCTGCAAAAGGCCTTCGGCTGGCGGCTTGGGCGCATCACCCACGCCGGAAAACGCGTGGCCTATCCGCTTGCGCTGACGACCGCATCGCAGACTGTCTCCCATCGCGTCGCCCTGGTCGGCAACGCCGCGCAGACGCTACACCCCATCGCCGGGCAAGGCTTCAACCTTGGCCTCCGTGACGTGATGAGCCTGGCCGAGCTCCTGGCCCGGACGTGGAGCGAACAACAGGATTGTGGCGCATACTCAGTGCTGAGCCATTACCAGAAACGACGCCAGGCGGACAAAGCGGCGACCATTGGCGTCACCGACGGTTTAGTCCACCTGTTTGCCAATCGCTGGGCACCGCTGGTTGCGGGTCGCAACCTTGGGCTTATGGCGATGGAACTGTTCATTCCGGCACGTGACGTGCTGGCGCAGCGGACCCTGGGTTGGGTCGCGCGTTAA
- the gcvH gene encoding glycine cleavage system protein GcvH yields MSNVPAELKYSKEHEWLRKEADGTYTVGITEHAQELLGDMVFVDLPEVGATVSAGDDCAVAESVKAASDIYAPVSGEIVAVNDALSDSPELVNSEPYEGGWIFKIKASDEAQVAALLDATAYEALLEDE; encoded by the coding sequence ATGAGCAATGTGCCAGCAGAACTGAAATACAGCAAAGAACACGAGTGGCTGCGCAAAGAGGCGGACGGCACTTACACCGTTGGGATCACCGAGCACGCGCAGGAGCTGCTGGGCGACATGGTGTTTGTTGACCTGCCGGAAGTGGGCGCAACCGTGAGCGCAGGCGATGACTGTGCGGTGGCGGAATCCGTTAAAGCGGCCTCTGACATCTACGCCCCGGTAAGCGGTGAAATTGTTGCCGTGAACGACGCGCTCAGCGACTCCCCGGAGCTGGTGAACAGCGAACCGTATGAAGGCGGCTGGATCTTCAAGATCAAAGCCAGCGACGAAGCGCAGGTTGCCGCGCTGCTGGATGCGACCGCGTACGAAGCACTACTGGAAGACGAATAA
- a CDS encoding 5-formyltetrahydrofolate cyclo-ligase, with amino-acid sequence MTQFPEVSASRQDIRQLIRQRRRALSAEQQAHFAQQAAARMMAYPPVVMANTVALFLSFDGELDTQPLIDQLWRAGKKVYLPVLHPFSRGNLLFLHYHPHSELVVNRLKITEPKLDVRDVLPLSELDVLITPLVAFDEQGQRLGMGGGFYDRTLQNWQQYGLQPVGYAHDCQGVEVLSVEKWDVPLPAVVTPSKTWTW; translated from the coding sequence ATGACTCAATTCCCTGAAGTTTCTGCTTCACGCCAGGACATCCGTCAGCTTATTCGCCAGCGTCGTCGCGCCTTAAGCGCCGAGCAACAGGCACATTTTGCCCAGCAGGCCGCCGCCCGCATGATGGCCTATCCGCCTGTGGTGATGGCAAACACCGTCGCCCTGTTTCTCTCGTTTGATGGTGAGCTGGATACCCAACCGCTTATCGACCAGCTCTGGCGCGCCGGGAAAAAAGTTTATCTGCCGGTGCTACATCCCTTTAGCCGAGGCAATCTGCTGTTTCTGCACTACCATCCGCACAGCGAGCTGGTGGTAAATCGTCTGAAAATCACCGAACCCAAACTCGACGTGCGCGACGTGCTGCCGCTATCTGAACTGGATGTGCTGATTACGCCGCTGGTGGCGTTTGACGAGCAGGGCCAGCGATTAGGCATGGGCGGGGGGTTCTATGACAGGACGCTGCAAAACTGGCAGCAGTACGGATTGCAGCCGGTGGGGTATGCGCATGATTGCCAGGGCGTGGAGGTATTATCCGTAGAGAAATGGGATGTGCCGTTGCCGGCGGTGGTGACGCCCAGTAAAACCTGGACCTGGTAG
- the gcvT gene encoding glycine cleavage system aminomethyltransferase GcvT, which translates to MAQQTPLYEQHVLCGARMVDFHGWMMPLHYGSQIDEHHAVRTDAGMFDVSHMTIVDLRGSRTREFLRYLLANDVAKLKTPGKALYTGMLNASGGVIDDLIVYYFTEDFFRLVVNSATREKDLSWISQHAEPYAIDITVRDDLSLIAVQGPNAQAKAASLFSDEQRKATEGMKPFFGVQAGDLFIATTGYTGEAGYEIAMPNEKAADFWRALVEAGVKPAGLGARDTLRLEAGMNLYGQEMDEGVSPLAANMGWTIAWEPADRDFIGREALEMQREKGTEQLVGLVMKEKGVLRGELPVRFTDADGNHREGVITSGTFSPTLGYSIALARVPAGIGETAVVQIRNREMPVNVTKPIFVRAGKPVA; encoded by the coding sequence ATGGCTCAACAGACTCCTTTGTACGAACAGCACGTGTTATGCGGTGCCCGCATGGTGGACTTCCACGGCTGGATGATGCCGCTACACTACGGCTCGCAGATTGATGAGCACCACGCGGTGCGCACCGATGCCGGTATGTTCGACGTGTCTCATATGACGATTGTCGACCTGCGCGGTAGTCGCACCCGGGAGTTTTTGCGTTATCTGCTGGCAAACGACGTCGCCAAACTGAAGACGCCGGGCAAAGCGCTCTATACCGGTATGCTCAATGCCTCTGGCGGCGTGATTGACGACCTCATCGTCTACTACTTCACCGAAGATTTCTTCCGCCTCGTTGTAAACTCCGCCACCCGCGAAAAAGACCTCTCCTGGATTTCCCAACACGCTGAACCTTACGCCATTGACATCACTGTCCGTGACGATCTGTCGCTGATTGCCGTACAGGGGCCAAACGCCCAGGCGAAAGCCGCGTCTCTGTTTAGCGACGAGCAGCGCAAAGCCACCGAAGGCATGAAGCCATTCTTCGGCGTGCAGGCGGGGGATCTGTTTATCGCCACCACCGGCTACACCGGTGAAGCGGGCTATGAAATTGCCATGCCAAACGAGAAGGCCGCTGATTTCTGGCGTGCGCTGGTGGAGGCAGGTGTGAAGCCTGCGGGCCTGGGCGCGCGCGATACGCTGCGTCTGGAAGCGGGGATGAACCTCTACGGTCAGGAGATGGACGAAGGCGTCTCTCCGCTGGCCGCCAACATGGGCTGGACCATCGCATGGGAACCGGCTGACCGTGATTTTATTGGTCGTGAAGCGCTGGAGATGCAGCGCGAGAAGGGCACTGAACAGCTGGTAGGCCTGGTGATGAAAGAAAAAGGCGTGCTGCGCGGCGAGCTGCCGGTGCGCTTCACCGATGCCGATGGCAATCATCGCGAAGGCGTGATCACCAGCGGAACGTTCTCCCCGACGCTCGGCTACAGTATTGCCCTGGCACGCGTGCCGGCGGGGATTGGCGAAACGGCGGTGGTGCAGATCCGCAACCGCGAAATGCCGGTCAACGTGACCAAACCGATTTTTGTTCGCGCCGGTAAGCCGGTCGCCTAA
- the gcvP gene encoding aminomethyl-transferring glycine dehydrogenase, with protein MTQTLSQLENRGAFIERHIGPDAQQQQEMLKTVGADSLNALIGQIVPKDIQLATPPQVGESTTEFAALAELKAIAGLNKRYKSYIGMGYTNVQLPPVILRNMLENPGWYTAYTPYQPEVSQGRLEALLNFQQVTLDLTGMDIASASLLDEATAAAEAMAMAKRVSKLKNANRFFVAADVHPQTLDVVRTRAETFGFEVIVDDAEKVLDHQDVFGVLLQQVGTTGEVHDYGALIAELKSRKIIVSVAADFMALVLLTAPGKQGADIVFGSAQRFGVPMGYGGPHAAFFGAKDEFKRSMPGRIIGVSKDAAGNTALRMAMQTREQHIRREKANSNICTSQVLLANIASLYAVFHGPAGLKRIASRIHRLADILACGLQQKGLRLRHEHYFDTLCVEVADKAAVLARAEAAQINLRSDIHNAVGITLDESTTRDDILTLFNVLLGDAHGLDVDTLDKEVALDSRSIQESMLRDDAILTHPVFNRYHSETEMMRYMHSLERKDLALNQAMIPLGSCTMKLNAAAEMIPITWPEFSELHPFCPAEQAEGYHMMINQLSDWLVKLTGYDALCMQPNSGAQGEYAGLLAIRHYHESRNEGHRDICLIPSSAHGTNPASAQMAGMEVVVVACDKNGNIDLADLRAKAEQAGDKLSCIMVTYPSTHGVYEETIREVCEVVHQFGGQVYLDGANMNAQVGITSPGFIGADVSHLNLHKTFCIPHGGGGPGMGPIGVKAHLAPFVPGHSVVQIEGMLTRQGAVSAAPFGSASILPISWMYIRMMGAEGLKQASQVAILNANYIATRLKDAYPVLYTGRDGRVAHECILDIRPLKEETGISELDIAKRLIDYGFHAPTMSFPVAGTLMVEPTESESKVELDRFINAMLAIRSEIDRVKGGEWTLEDNPLVNAPHTQNELVAEWNHGYTRELAVFPAGVVNKYWPTVKRLDDVYGDRNLFCSCVPMSEYQ; from the coding sequence ATGACACAGACTTTAAGCCAGCTTGAAAACCGTGGCGCCTTCATTGAACGTCACATTGGGCCGGATGCTCAGCAACAGCAGGAGATGCTGAAGACAGTTGGCGCGGATTCATTAAACGCACTGATCGGCCAGATCGTGCCAAAAGACATCCAGCTTGCCACGCCGCCGCAGGTAGGCGAGTCCACGACGGAGTTCGCCGCGCTGGCGGAGCTGAAGGCCATCGCCGGCCTTAACAAGCGCTATAAGTCTTACATTGGCATGGGCTACACCAACGTGCAGTTACCGCCGGTGATCCTGCGTAACATGCTGGAAAACCCGGGCTGGTACACCGCTTATACCCCGTATCAGCCAGAAGTCTCCCAGGGCCGTCTGGAAGCGCTGCTGAACTTCCAGCAGGTGACGCTGGATCTGACCGGTATGGATATCGCCTCTGCCTCGCTGCTGGATGAAGCCACCGCCGCCGCCGAAGCGATGGCGATGGCGAAGCGCGTGAGCAAACTGAAAAACGCCAATCGCTTCTTCGTCGCGGCGGACGTGCATCCCCAGACGCTGGACGTGGTGCGCACCCGTGCGGAAACCTTCGGCTTTGAGGTGATTGTCGACGACGCTGAAAAAGTGCTGGATCACCAGGACGTCTTCGGCGTGCTGTTGCAGCAGGTGGGCACCACCGGGGAAGTACACGACTACGGCGCACTGATCGCCGAGCTGAAATCCCGTAAGATTATTGTTAGCGTCGCCGCTGATTTTATGGCGCTGGTGCTGCTGACGGCGCCAGGTAAACAGGGCGCGGATATTGTCTTCGGCTCAGCCCAGCGTTTCGGCGTGCCGATGGGCTACGGCGGCCCGCACGCGGCGTTCTTTGGCGCGAAAGATGAATTTAAACGCTCCATGCCAGGCCGTATTATCGGCGTATCGAAAGATGCCGCCGGTAACACCGCGCTGCGCATGGCGATGCAGACCCGCGAGCAGCATATCCGCCGCGAGAAAGCGAACTCCAACATCTGTACCTCGCAGGTACTGCTGGCTAACATTGCCAGCCTGTACGCGGTGTTCCACGGTCCGGCTGGCCTGAAGCGCATTGCCAGCCGCATCCACCGTCTGGCCGATATCCTGGCCTGCGGTCTGCAACAGAAAGGTCTCAGACTGCGTCATGAACACTATTTCGACACCCTGTGCGTCGAGGTGGCAGACAAAGCGGCCGTGCTGGCGCGCGCCGAGGCAGCGCAAATCAACCTGCGCAGCGACATTCACAATGCGGTCGGCATTACGCTGGACGAAAGCACCACCCGTGACGATATCCTGACCCTGTTCAACGTATTGCTGGGTGACGCACACGGTCTGGACGTTGATACGCTCGACAAAGAGGTTGCGCTCGACAGCCGCTCCATTCAGGAAAGCATGCTGCGCGACGACGCGATCCTGACTCATCCGGTGTTCAACCGCTATCACAGCGAAACCGAGATGATGCGTTACATGCACTCACTGGAACGTAAAGATCTGGCGCTGAACCAGGCGATGATCCCGCTGGGCTCCTGCACCATGAAGCTGAACGCCGCGGCTGAGATGATCCCAATTACCTGGCCTGAATTCTCTGAGCTGCACCCGTTCTGCCCGGCTGAGCAGGCGGAAGGGTATCACATGATGATCAACCAGCTCTCCGACTGGCTGGTGAAGCTGACCGGGTACGACGCGCTCTGCATGCAGCCGAACTCCGGCGCGCAGGGTGAATACGCCGGTCTGCTGGCAATCCGTCACTATCACGAAAGCCGCAACGAAGGCCATCGCGATATCTGCCTGATCCCAAGCTCCGCCCACGGTACCAACCCGGCTTCTGCCCAGATGGCAGGAATGGAAGTGGTGGTTGTGGCGTGCGACAAAAACGGCAACATCGATCTGGCCGACCTGCGCGCCAAAGCCGAGCAGGCGGGCGACAAACTCTCCTGCATCATGGTGACCTACCCATCCACCCATGGCGTGTACGAAGAAACTATCCGTGAAGTGTGTGAAGTGGTGCATCAGTTCGGCGGCCAGGTTTACCTCGACGGCGCAAACATGAACGCCCAGGTGGGCATCACCTCTCCGGGCTTTATTGGCGCGGATGTGTCGCACCTGAACCTGCACAAAACCTTCTGCATTCCGCACGGCGGTGGCGGCCCGGGGATGGGCCCAATCGGCGTGAAAGCGCACCTGGCACCGTTTGTGCCGGGCCACAGCGTGGTGCAGATTGAAGGCATGCTGACCCGTCAGGGCGCGGTCTCCGCGGCACCGTTCGGCAGCGCCTCTATCCTGCCAATCAGCTGGATGTATATCCGCATGATGGGCGCGGAAGGGCTGAAGCAGGCCAGCCAGGTAGCGATCCTTAACGCCAACTACATCGCAACGCGTCTGAAGGACGCCTATCCGGTGCTCTATACCGGCCGCGACGGTCGCGTGGCGCACGAATGCATCCTCGATATTCGTCCTCTGAAAGAAGAGACGGGCATCAGCGAGCTGGATATTGCCAAGCGCCTGATCGACTACGGATTCCACGCGCCAACCATGTCCTTCCCGGTTGCGGGAACGCTGATGGTTGAGCCGACCGAGTCTGAAAGCAAGGTGGAACTGGATCGCTTTATCAACGCCATGCTGGCGATCCGCAGCGAAATCGACCGCGTGAAAGGCGGGGAGTGGACGCTGGAAGATAACCCGCTGGTTAACGCGCCGCATACCCAGAACGAACTGGTGGCAGAGTGGAACCACGGTTATACCCGCGAACTGGCTGTCTTCCCGGCAGGTGTGGTAAACAAATACTGGCCAACCGTGAAACGTCTTGATGATGTTTACGGCGACCGTAACCTGTTCTGCTCCTGCGTACCGATGAGCGAATACCAGTAA